A genomic window from Pyruvatibacter sp. includes:
- a CDS encoding 3-(methylthio)propionyl-CoA ligase produces MKGLMQDWPLLVHTVIDHAAQYHGDREIVTRSVEGPIRRTTYKAVHSRARKIANALQSLGLGKGDVIATMAWNTDRHLEAWYGIMGLGAVCHTLNPRLFAEQLVYIANHAEDKVIFVDLTFVPIIEGIADQLSHLKHVIIMCDEAAMPDTKLKNALCYETLVNAHSDDFKWAKVDENDACGLCYTSGTTGNPKGVLYSHRSNVLHALAANNADALGMRSIDNVLPVVPMFHANAWAIAFAAPAVGASLIMPGAKMDGESIYELLDTEKVSVTAAVPTVWLMLLQHLQSSGKKLPHLNRVVIGGSAAPRFMVEAFEKDFGVQVFHAWGMTELSPLGTLGSLKAGMENLPIDKQIDIKIKQGRPVYTVEMKITDDDGKELARDGKAFGHLMVRGPAISREYVKGEGGDILDADGWFDTGDVATIDPDGYMTITDRAKDVIKSGGEWISSIELENVAVGHPEVQEAAVIGIAHPKWDERPLLIVIPAQGKSPTREDILSYMEGKIAKWWMPDDVVFVDEIPHTATGKIQKLALRQTFKDYELPTANLEKGAAE; encoded by the coding sequence ATGAAGGGTTTGATGCAGGACTGGCCGCTTCTGGTTCACACGGTCATAGATCATGCGGCGCAATATCATGGCGATCGCGAAATTGTCACACGTTCCGTTGAGGGACCGATACGCCGGACCACCTACAAGGCCGTTCATTCGCGCGCCCGCAAGATCGCCAACGCGCTGCAGTCGCTTGGCCTGGGCAAGGGCGACGTGATTGCCACCATGGCGTGGAACACCGACCGGCACCTGGAAGCCTGGTACGGCATCATGGGGCTTGGCGCTGTTTGCCACACGCTCAACCCGCGCCTGTTTGCTGAGCAACTGGTTTACATCGCCAACCATGCCGAAGACAAAGTCATTTTTGTTGACCTCACTTTTGTGCCCATCATTGAAGGCATCGCCGACCAGCTTTCGCACCTCAAGCACGTCATCATCATGTGCGACGAGGCCGCAATGCCTGACACCAAACTCAAGAACGCGTTGTGCTACGAAACGCTGGTTAATGCACACTCTGATGATTTCAAGTGGGCAAAGGTGGACGAAAACGACGCCTGCGGCCTTTGCTATACGTCGGGCACAACGGGCAATCCAAAGGGCGTGCTCTACTCTCACCGGTCCAACGTGCTACATGCGCTTGCGGCCAATAACGCGGACGCCCTGGGAATGCGCTCCATCGACAATGTGCTTCCGGTGGTGCCGATGTTCCATGCCAACGCCTGGGCTATCGCGTTTGCCGCCCCTGCTGTTGGCGCAAGCCTCATCATGCCCGGCGCAAAGATGGATGGCGAAAGCATCTATGAGTTGCTGGATACGGAAAAGGTCAGCGTTACCGCTGCCGTACCCACCGTATGGTTGATGCTGTTGCAGCACCTGCAGTCGTCCGGCAAGAAACTGCCACATCTCAACCGCGTGGTTATCGGCGGCTCTGCTGCCCCGCGCTTCATGGTTGAAGCGTTTGAAAAAGACTTTGGCGTGCAGGTTTTCCACGCATGGGGCATGACCGAACTGTCGCCGCTTGGCACGCTTGGCTCGCTCAAGGCGGGCATGGAGAACCTGCCGATCGACAAACAGATCGATATCAAGATCAAGCAGGGCCGCCCGGTCTATACGGTGGAAATGAAAATCACCGATGACGATGGCAAGGAGCTTGCGCGTGATGGCAAGGCCTTTGGTCACCTGATGGTGCGCGGGCCGGCAATCTCCCGCGAATACGTCAAGGGTGAAGGCGGCGATATTCTGGATGCGGACGGTTGGTTTGATACCGGCGACGTCGCCACCATCGACCCCGACGGCTACATGACCATCACTGACCGCGCCAAGGATGTTATCAAGTCTGGCGGCGAGTGGATTTCTTCCATTGAGCTTGAAAACGTCGCTGTTGGTCATCCGGAGGTTCAGGAGGCGGCCGTCATCGGTATTGCTCACCCCAAATGGGACGAGCGCCCGCTGCTGATTGTTATTCCCGCGCAGGGCAAGTCGCCCACCCGCGAAGACATTCTGAGCTACATGGAAGGCAAGATCGCCAAATGGTGGATGCCGGACGACGTGGTGTTCGTGGATGAAATCCCGCATACGGCAACAGGCAAAATCCAGAAACTGGCCCTGCGCCAGACCTTCAAGGATTATGAACTGCCCACGGCAAATCTTGAAAAGGGCGCGGCTGAGTAG
- a CDS encoding amidase, whose amino-acid sequence MSDISFLPAHVLAAMIRRREISAVELLDHFIARCAAHNTKINAIVATDFDRARGMAKEADHALSAGELWGPFHGLPMTIKDALETEGLVTTGGTPDLAAHVPQRDADAVARIKESGAIVFGKTNVPFFSGDLQSYNEVYGTTNNPWDVTRGPGGSSGGAAAALAAGLTPLEIGSDIGGSIRTPAHLCGVFGHKPSFDLVSKRGHVPGLPGALFTGDLSVVGPMARSARDLEIALSMIMGRDDFDALAYQPALPEPRGREARELTIATWFDDPFCPVESENVAIMEQAADALEAAGATVHRDARPGFDFAEAFEVYATLLHGGTTRGFPPATLARMRDVAANLDLTDKSHMAMQARGAALTYHEWQVWKEAQAQMRAKWAAFFDTYDAVLMAVAPVSAFAHDQQSNFHDRTLTINGAQRPYLDLISWAGLPLVSYLPGTAVPVGRTQAGLPVGVQIVGPYLEDFTTIALAAVLEREMGGFVAPPDFA is encoded by the coding sequence ATGAGCGACATTTCATTCCTTCCGGCCCATGTTCTGGCGGCAATGATCCGCCGACGGGAAATTTCTGCCGTTGAACTGCTGGACCATTTCATCGCCCGGTGCGCGGCACATAACACCAAAATCAATGCCATCGTCGCCACGGATTTTGACCGCGCGCGGGGCATGGCGAAGGAAGCCGACCACGCCTTGTCTGCCGGTGAGTTGTGGGGCCCGTTTCACGGCCTGCCGATGACCATCAAGGATGCACTTGAAACCGAAGGCCTGGTGACAACCGGCGGCACGCCGGATTTGGCGGCTCATGTGCCGCAGCGTGATGCGGATGCTGTGGCGCGGATCAAGGAGTCGGGTGCCATCGTGTTTGGCAAAACCAATGTGCCTTTCTTCTCGGGTGATCTGCAGAGTTACAACGAGGTGTACGGAACCACCAACAATCCCTGGGACGTGACGCGCGGGCCAGGCGGATCATCGGGGGGTGCAGCCGCAGCCCTTGCAGCGGGCCTTACGCCGCTTGAAATAGGGTCCGACATTGGCGGCTCCATACGAACGCCGGCGCATCTGTGCGGCGTGTTTGGACACAAGCCCAGCTTTGACCTTGTATCCAAACGCGGGCACGTGCCGGGGCTTCCGGGTGCGTTGTTTACCGGCGATTTGTCCGTCGTCGGACCAATGGCACGGTCAGCCCGCGATCTTGAGATCGCCCTGTCGATGATTATGGGGCGCGACGACTTTGATGCTTTGGCCTATCAACCGGCGCTGCCCGAACCGCGAGGACGCGAAGCGCGCGAACTGACGATTGCAACTTGGTTTGATGATCCGTTTTGTCCGGTGGAAAGTGAGAATGTCGCAATCATGGAACAGGCGGCTGATGCGCTGGAGGCTGCCGGCGCGACAGTTCATCGCGACGCGCGGCCCGGCTTTGACTTCGCCGAGGCATTTGAAGTGTATGCGACGCTGCTCCATGGAGGGACCACGCGCGGATTTCCACCCGCGACGCTGGCGCGGATGCGTGACGTTGCTGCGAACCTTGACCTTACCGACAAGAGCCACATGGCCATGCAGGCCCGCGGCGCGGCGCTGACCTATCATGAGTGGCAGGTGTGGAAAGAGGCTCAGGCGCAAATGCGCGCTAAATGGGCAGCGTTTTTTGATACTTACGATGCGGTGCTGATGGCGGTGGCACCCGTGTCCGCCTTTGCGCATGATCAGCAGTCAAACTTTCATGATCGCACGCTGACAATAAACGGGGCGCAACGCCCGTATCTGGATCTTATTTCCTGGGCCGGGTTGCCGCTGGTTTCATATCTGCCCGGCACTGCTGTTCCGGTTGGAAGAACACAGGCCGGGCTGCCGGTGGGCGTTCAGATTGTCGGGCCATATCTTGAAGATTTCACGACCATTGCATTGGCTGCCGTGCTGGAACGCGAAATGGGCGGGTTTGTCGCGCCGCCTGATTTTGCATAG
- a CDS encoding DUF6614 family protein has translation MDIYHGFFDLEDGQSDVEFADALSGFLGHLLSAGKIESWRLMRRKLGLGPATLGEFHLMIEVRDLAQLDAAFAKVSTRAGETENRHAAVNQKIAGITFALYRDFPDPHRQRGEEKF, from the coding sequence ATGGACATTTATCACGGCTTTTTTGACCTGGAGGACGGCCAGTCCGACGTTGAGTTTGCAGACGCTCTTTCAGGCTTCCTTGGCCATTTGTTATCTGCCGGAAAGATAGAGAGCTGGCGGTTGATGCGGCGCAAGTTGGGTCTTGGCCCGGCCACACTTGGCGAGTTTCATTTGATGATCGAAGTGCGTGATCTGGCGCAGCTTGATGCAGCGTTTGCTAAAGTTTCAACGCGCGCGGGAGAAACTGAAAACAGACACGCAGCTGTCAATCAGAAGATTGCCGGTATCACATTTGCGTTGTATCGCGATTTTCCTGATCCGCATCGCCAGCGCGGCGAAGAAAAGTTCTAG
- a CDS encoding SDR family NAD(P)-dependent oxidoreductase, which translates to MSRFKGGNAVITGGADGIGAAYARVLADAGVNVAVLDVLQDKAREIAEAVASRGVKSIAIAADVTDRDNLAAAAEQVASDLGPVSLLIVNAGVGIGGGYIGAPHCVVPDARTRENFDDMVRTLSDGFPRNA; encoded by the coding sequence ATGTCACGTTTCAAGGGAGGTAACGCCGTCATCACCGGTGGTGCCGATGGTATTGGGGCTGCCTATGCACGGGTGCTGGCGGACGCAGGTGTAAACGTTGCCGTGCTTGACGTGTTGCAGGACAAAGCTCGCGAGATTGCAGAGGCAGTTGCATCGCGGGGAGTCAAATCAATTGCCATTGCTGCTGACGTGACCGACCGCGACAACCTTGCAGCGGCTGCTGAACAAGTGGCCAGTGATCTTGGCCCGGTCTCCCTGCTGATTGTGAATGCCGGGGTTGGCATTGGCGGCGGCTATATCGGCGCCCCCCATTGCGTGGTGCCCGATGCCCGCACCCGCGAAAACTTTGACGACATGGTGCGGACACTAAGCGACGGGTTCCCCCGCAACGCATGA
- a CDS encoding aminotransferase, which translates to MSLSNAQTRDIETLIHPYTNLAAFRETGPVVMERGEGIYVWDTSGKQYIEGLAGLWCTSLGYNEHELADAAMAQFQTLPFTHTFAGKSHERAIELAEMIKEISPHPTSKVLFCGSGSEANDQQIKLVWYYNNARGRPQKKKIISRKRAYHGVTVATASLTGLAPNHMDFDLPIDRIHHVNCPFAYREAEPGETDDQFTDRLAAELDALIQREGPDTVAAFIAEPIQGAGGVLIPADGYFAKIQKVLDKYDIYFIADEVICGFGRTGSMFGSQTFGMKPHSISIAKALSSAYLPIGAVTVGEDMYQAMLDESRKIGVFGHGFTYTAHPVCAAVAIKTLEIYKSRDIVGHVQHMAPVFESRFARLADHPLVGNARAKGLIGAVELVADKATKRSFNPAYKVGATCQLNAESEGLLSRALGGDIVALCPPLIIQEDEINEMFDRLERALDTTEHWVTKEGLRAA; encoded by the coding sequence ATGAGCCTCAGCAATGCACAGACGCGCGACATAGAAACGCTGATCCACCCCTACACAAACCTCGCGGCTTTTCGCGAGACCGGCCCTGTTGTGATGGAGCGTGGCGAAGGCATTTACGTGTGGGATACGTCGGGCAAGCAATACATTGAAGGGTTGGCCGGGCTGTGGTGCACGTCGCTTGGATACAATGAGCACGAACTTGCAGACGCAGCGATGGCGCAGTTTCAGACGCTGCCCTTTACGCATACGTTTGCAGGCAAAAGCCATGAGCGGGCGATTGAACTAGCTGAGATGATTAAGGAGATATCGCCGCACCCGACATCCAAGGTCCTGTTTTGCGGGTCGGGGTCTGAAGCCAACGATCAGCAGATAAAGCTTGTCTGGTACTACAATAATGCGCGTGGCCGCCCGCAGAAGAAAAAAATCATTTCCCGCAAGCGCGCCTATCATGGGGTAACGGTTGCAACCGCCAGCCTTACGGGCCTTGCCCCAAACCACATGGATTTTGATCTGCCGATTGATCGTATCCATCACGTCAACTGTCCGTTTGCTTATCGCGAGGCCGAACCGGGCGAAACAGACGATCAGTTTACGGATCGTCTGGCCGCTGAACTTGACGCCCTCATTCAGCGCGAAGGCCCCGACACCGTCGCCGCCTTCATTGCCGAGCCTATTCAGGGCGCGGGTGGTGTGCTTATTCCTGCGGACGGTTACTTTGCCAAAATCCAGAAGGTACTGGACAAATACGACATCTATTTCATCGCGGATGAAGTCATTTGCGGGTTCGGACGCACAGGCAGCATGTTCGGTTCACAGACATTCGGGATGAAGCCGCATTCAATCTCGATTGCCAAGGCGCTGTCATCCGCTTATCTGCCTATTGGCGCTGTTACAGTGGGCGAAGACATGTATCAGGCAATGCTTGATGAAAGCCGCAAGATCGGCGTATTCGGGCATGGCTTTACATATACGGCGCACCCGGTGTGCGCTGCCGTGGCCATCAAGACCCTCGAAATATACAAGTCGCGCGACATTGTCGGGCATGTTCAGCACATGGCCCCGGTCTTTGAATCACGTTTTGCCCGGCTTGCAGACCACCCGCTTGTGGGCAACGCGCGGGCCAAAGGGCTGATCGGCGCTGTGGAACTTGTGGCGGATAAAGCCACCAAACGGTCGTTTAACCCGGCCTACAAAGTGGGTGCGACCTGCCAACTCAACGCAGAATCCGAGGGCCTTTTGTCGCGGGCACTGGGCGGCGACATTGTGGCGCTATGCCCGCCGCTCATCATCCAGGAAGACGAGATAAACGAAATGTTTGATCGGCTGGAGCGAGCGCTCGATACGACCGAGCATTGGGTGACAAAGGAAGGCTTACGCGCGGCATGA
- a CDS encoding SDR family oxidoreductase, with protein MENQDRQRTLILTGASRGIGHATVMRFSSAGWRVITCSRHAFPENCPWEAGPEDHIQVDLSDADDTQRAIAEMRNRLRDQGSHLDALVNNAGISPKGTGGERLGTLNTEPGDWQHVLQVNLLAPVMLARGLVDELQAASGAVVNVTSIAGSRVHPFAGAAYATSKAALSALTREMASDFGPLGVRVNAIAPGEIDTSILSPGTEKIVEDIPLRRLGQPTEVAETIFYLCSEQSSYVTGAEIHINGGQHV; from the coding sequence ATGGAAAACCAAGATCGCCAGCGCACGCTTATTCTGACCGGGGCCAGCCGCGGCATCGGCCACGCGACCGTTATGCGGTTTTCGAGCGCAGGCTGGCGGGTTATCACCTGTTCACGCCATGCGTTCCCGGAAAATTGCCCGTGGGAAGCAGGCCCCGAAGATCATATTCAGGTGGACCTGTCGGACGCCGATGATACTCAGCGCGCCATTGCCGAAATGCGCAATCGCCTGCGCGACCAGGGCAGCCATCTTGATGCGCTGGTCAACAATGCGGGCATCAGTCCCAAGGGCACAGGCGGCGAACGGCTTGGAACCCTCAACACAGAGCCAGGTGACTGGCAGCATGTGCTTCAGGTCAATCTGCTGGCCCCGGTCATGCTCGCGCGTGGCCTGGTGGATGAGTTGCAGGCAGCGTCTGGCGCAGTCGTCAATGTCACCTCTATTGCGGGAAGCCGGGTACACCCGTTTGCCGGCGCCGCCTACGCCACATCAAAGGCTGCGCTTTCAGCGCTGACCCGCGAGATGGCATCCGACTTTGGCCCGCTGGGCGTCAGGGTCAACGCCATTGCGCCGGGCGAAATCGACACCTCTATTTTGTCTCCGGGTACGGAAAAAATAGTGGAAGACATTCCCTTGCGTCGCCTCGGGCAGCCGACTGAAGTGGCTGAAACGATATTTTATTTGTGTTCGGAACAGTCAAGCTACGTCACGGGTGCCGAAATCCACATCAATGGCGGCCAGCACGTTTAG
- a CDS encoding cation diffusion facilitator family transporter, protein MKSLDTPRSFRRHVTPERAATLMKRATYASVAVALVLISMKAWAVWITGSMSLLATFLDSVLDGAASLVNLVAVRVALTPADRQHRFGHGKAEALAGLGQAALIGASALFLTVESISRLLDPAPVERSFAGISIIVISLGFTLALVTYQRYVQRLTGSLAIAADSLHYASDVLLNIGVIAALIIAGVWGISWADPLIALALAAWIGHAAWEIVSRSTSELMDRELPHEDRLRIEEIALAHPQVHTIHDLRTRTAGRTVFIQFHLEIPGDMPLRRAHAIADEVEMAIASDFPDAEILIHQDPAGHEDVPESMQPESPMAPGASNA, encoded by the coding sequence ATGAAGTCACTCGACACCCCTCGTTCGTTCCGGCGTCACGTCACGCCCGAGCGTGCAGCAACGCTGATGAAGCGCGCGACCTATGCATCGGTGGCGGTGGCGCTTGTACTCATCTCGATGAAGGCATGGGCCGTGTGGATTACCGGTTCCATGTCGTTGCTCGCCACGTTTCTGGATTCGGTTCTCGATGGTGCCGCATCGCTTGTAAACCTCGTTGCCGTGCGCGTCGCGCTTACACCGGCAGACCGCCAGCACCGCTTTGGTCACGGTAAGGCCGAGGCGCTGGCCGGGTTGGGACAGGCGGCGCTCATTGGTGCATCTGCCTTGTTCCTGACGGTTGAAAGCATTAGCCGCCTTCTTGATCCGGCACCTGTCGAGCGGTCATTTGCCGGCATCAGCATCATCGTGATTTCGCTCGGCTTTACGCTGGCCCTCGTCACCTACCAGCGTTACGTGCAGAGGCTTACCGGATCTCTGGCGATCGCGGCGGATTCACTGCACTACGCCAGCGATGTCTTGCTCAATATCGGCGTGATCGCCGCGCTGATTATTGCGGGCGTATGGGGCATTTCGTGGGCCGACCCGCTCATCGCGCTCGCACTCGCTGCATGGATAGGCCATGCCGCTTGGGAAATTGTCTCCCGCTCGACCAGCGAACTGATGGACCGCGAACTACCCCACGAAGACCGCTTGCGCATTGAGGAAATCGCGCTGGCGCACCCGCAGGTTCACACCATTCATGACCTGCGTACGCGCACAGCGGGGCGTACGGTCTTCATCCAGTTTCATCTCGAAATCCCGGGCGACATGCCTTTGCGGAGGGCACATGCCATCGCTGACGAAGTGGAAATGGCAATCGCAAGTGATTTTCCCGACGCTGAAATCCTGATCCACCAGGACCCAGCCGGGCACGAAGATGTGCCCGAATCCATGCAGCCCGAAAGCCCCATGGCGCCTGGGGCATCCAACGCTTAA
- the pdxH gene encoding pyridoxamine 5'-phosphate oxidase has protein sequence MSDSSSADAQADIFSSQDPLSLFEAWMADATRSESNDPNAMALATVDEAGLPDVRMVLLKGADRSGFVFYTNLESAKGTELLASGKAALCFHWKTLRRQIRVRGPVERVSDEEADAYYASRPRDSRIGAWASRQSRPLAGRFELEKEVAKYAAKYAVGHIPRPPHWSGFRVVPQQIEFWRDRPFRLHDRLVFYRAAPAHAQPDAYPWKWTTEHLFP, from the coding sequence ATGAGTGATTCATCTTCGGCGGACGCGCAAGCCGACATCTTTTCGTCTCAGGATCCACTAAGCCTGTTTGAGGCCTGGATGGCTGATGCGACCAGGAGTGAATCCAATGACCCCAACGCCATGGCTCTGGCTACTGTTGATGAAGCAGGCCTGCCAGACGTACGCATGGTGTTGCTCAAGGGTGCCGACCGCTCAGGTTTTGTATTTTACACCAACCTTGAGAGCGCCAAGGGAACTGAACTTCTGGCCAGTGGAAAAGCAGCCTTATGTTTCCACTGGAAGACACTGCGTCGCCAGATCCGTGTGCGCGGGCCCGTTGAACGCGTCAGCGATGAAGAAGCGGACGCCTATTATGCCAGCCGTCCGCGCGACAGCCGTATAGGGGCGTGGGCATCACGTCAGTCACGCCCGCTGGCAGGACGGTTTGAACTTGAAAAAGAAGTCGCGAAATATGCCGCGAAATATGCCGTCGGACATATCCCGCGCCCGCCGCACTGGTCAGGCTTTCGCGTGGTGCCCCAGCAGATAGAGTTCTGGCGCGACCGGCCGTTCCGCCTGCACGACAGGCTTGTTTTTTACCGGGCCGCACCCGCGCACGCTCAACCGGATGCCTACCCCTGGAAGTGGACAACAGAGCATCTGTTCCCATAG
- a CDS encoding SEL1-like repeat protein gives MFPPSPVLAQETADEEDISRDVLAAQFKQGVAEYDAKNYSRAFELWLPLARDGDLAAQRNVAHMLRLGRGVKQDLQRARSFYERSAEFGFVTAQTNLAVMLLNGEGGSEDPEAAAVWFDRAARGGHPIAQYHLATLYERGIGVEADTARALGWYALAARGGHQGALNRLADLVPTLPGPAANQQAPEPETLPEIVPEEPADATAVNEITAPDTGATDASTLEQPADANDDDADATEEAAPPGDIAAALDAYRSRKFTDALLAFEAMAYRGNTEAQYRLARMRNRGEGEPRDPVAALAWWSIAAAAGHEKSEVAATQLRSELGPGRRDDAEREAAQFMALIGQLTGTTRGSEPAAERPTQTVEE, from the coding sequence GTGTTCCCGCCCTCGCCCGTGCTTGCGCAGGAAACTGCCGACGAAGAAGATATTTCGCGCGATGTTCTTGCGGCGCAGTTCAAGCAGGGTGTCGCTGAATATGACGCCAAAAACTATTCCCGCGCATTTGAGCTTTGGCTGCCGCTGGCGCGCGATGGTGACCTTGCGGCGCAACGCAACGTGGCACACATGCTGCGGCTGGGGCGCGGCGTTAAACAGGATTTGCAGCGCGCACGCAGTTTCTATGAGCGCTCGGCTGAGTTCGGGTTTGTAACAGCCCAGACCAATCTGGCGGTGATGTTGCTGAACGGCGAAGGTGGCAGCGAAGACCCGGAAGCAGCAGCCGTATGGTTTGATCGTGCAGCCCGCGGCGGCCACCCAATTGCGCAATACCACCTGGCAACGCTCTATGAGCGCGGCATCGGGGTGGAAGCAGATACAGCCCGTGCTCTTGGATGGTATGCCCTCGCCGCGCGCGGCGGCCATCAAGGTGCCCTCAACCGGCTGGCAGACCTTGTGCCAACACTACCTGGCCCAGCTGCAAATCAACAAGCGCCAGAGCCAGAGACGCTACCTGAGATAGTGCCGGAAGAACCGGCGGATGCAACTGCCGTAAATGAGATAACAGCACCCGATACCGGCGCGACTGATGCATCTACCCTGGAACAGCCTGCTGATGCCAACGACGATGACGCCGACGCTACCGAGGAGGCCGCACCGCCGGGAGATATTGCTGCCGCGCTTGATGCGTACCGGTCCCGCAAGTTCACCGATGCATTGCTGGCCTTTGAGGCCATGGCCTATCGCGGCAATACAGAAGCGCAGTATCGGCTCGCACGGATGCGAAACCGGGGAGAAGGTGAGCCGCGCGATCCGGTTGCCGCATTGGCATGGTGGAGCATCGCTGCAGCAGCGGGACATGAAAAATCAGAGGTGGCTGCTACTCAACTGCGCAGCGAATTGGGGCCAGGTCGCCGCGACGATGCAGAGCGCGAAGCAGCACAGTTTATGGCACTCATTGGCCAGTTGACGGGCACCACGCGAGGCAGTGAACCAGCAGCAGAAAGACCCACGCAAACCGTCGAAGAGTAG
- a CDS encoding DnaJ C-terminal domain-containing protein: MRDPHLVLGVAKSADQATIKQAYRRLAKQFHPDMSGGNARAHSRFQEITEAYRALRALEASEERIAASAAEATRAYEQPLPDSAESADPSEAKPTKPETKQNTGRAGDFFETLKKAGIKPFRRRGDDLACSLHLKFLDAARGGTHRVTLPTDRTVDVTLPPGIDDGKQVRLRGLGAPGSAGGSAGDALVTVEIEPHPYFSRDGKDIRLALPISIAEAVEGAKVQVPTLNGRVWVTIPAGSNSGTVLRLAGKGIASADGAAGHQFIELIIVLPEGRDADLAAFVRQWPGAKSHDPRAAFGLG, translated from the coding sequence ATGCGCGACCCGCATCTTGTCTTGGGTGTTGCCAAGAGCGCAGACCAAGCGACCATCAAGCAGGCATATCGTCGGCTGGCAAAGCAGTTCCATCCCGACATGTCGGGTGGCAACGCGCGCGCGCATTCGCGCTTTCAGGAAATCACCGAGGCCTATCGGGCGCTCAGGGCTCTTGAAGCAAGCGAGGAGCGGATTGCCGCAAGCGCTGCTGAAGCCACCCGGGCCTATGAGCAGCCCCTGCCTGATAGCGCGGAAAGTGCAGACCCATCCGAGGCAAAACCAACAAAGCCTGAAACAAAACAAAACACTGGTCGGGCAGGCGATTTTTTTGAGACGCTGAAAAAAGCCGGCATCAAACCGTTTCGTCGCCGCGGCGATGATCTGGCGTGTTCGCTTCACCTGAAGTTTCTGGATGCTGCAAGAGGCGGCACCCATCGCGTGACCCTGCCCACAGACCGCACGGTGGATGTCACCCTGCCGCCGGGTATTGATGATGGAAAACAAGTGCGGCTTCGCGGCCTTGGGGCACCTGGGTCTGCCGGCGGCAGCGCCGGGGACGCACTCGTGACAGTCGAGATTGAGCCGCACCCCTATTTCAGCCGCGATGGCAAGGATATCCGGCTGGCATTGCCTATTTCCATTGCCGAAGCTGTGGAGGGTGCCAAGGTTCAGGTGCCCACACTCAACGGCAGGGTCTGGGTCACAATTCCCGCCGGCTCAAACTCAGGCACTGTACTGAGACTTGCAGGCAAGGGCATTGCGTCTGCCGACGGTGCCGCCGGTCATCAGTTCATCGAGCTGATTATTGTGCTGCCAGAGGGCCGTGACGCGGACCTGGCAGCATTTGTGCGCCAGTGGCCTGGTGCCAAGTCGCACGACCCGCGCGCCGCCTTTGGACTTGGTTAG
- the fabI gene encoding enoyl-ACP reductase FabI yields the protein MSGTGLMAGKRGLIMGVANDRSIAWGIAKAAADAGADLAFTYQGDALKKRVDPLAHSVGANLVLPCDVTDAASMDSVFETLEAQWGKLDFLVHAIAFADKDELKGRYVDTSLDNFLMSMNISCYSFTAIAQRAEKLMTDGGSMVTLTYYGAEKVMPHYNVMGVAKAALEASVRYLAEDLGKKAIRVNAVSAGPIKTLAASGIGDFRYILKWNEYNAPLRRTVTIDEVGQSALYLLSDMGRAVTGEVHHVDGGYHVVGMKAEDAPDISVS from the coding sequence ATGAGCGGTACGGGGCTGATGGCGGGCAAACGCGGCCTGATTATGGGGGTCGCAAATGACCGGTCCATCGCATGGGGCATCGCCAAGGCTGCTGCAGACGCAGGCGCAGACCTGGCGTTCACCTATCAGGGGGACGCGCTCAAGAAGCGTGTTGACCCGCTGGCACACAGTGTAGGCGCAAATCTGGTACTGCCCTGCGACGTGACAGATGCAGCGTCCATGGATTCGGTGTTTGAGACGCTTGAAGCACAGTGGGGCAAGCTCGACTTTCTGGTTCACGCCATTGCGTTTGCCGATAAGGACGAGCTCAAGGGCCGCTATGTTGATACAAGCCTCGACAATTTTTTGATGAGCATGAACATCTCCTGCTACTCGTTCACAGCCATTGCGCAGCGCGCGGAGAAGCTGATGACCGATGGCGGCTCAATGGTCACACTCACTTACTATGGCGCTGAAAAAGTCATGCCCCACTACAACGTGATGGGTGTGGCCAAGGCGGCGCTTGAGGCAAGCGTGAGGTATCTCGCCGAAGACCTCGGCAAGAAGGCTATTCGCGTCAACGCCGTTTCTGCCGGTCCCATCAAAACACTTGCCGCAAGCGGCATTGGCGACTTTCGCTATATTCTGAAATGGAACGAGTACAATGCGCCGTTGCGGCGGACTGTCACCATTGATGAAGTGGGTCAGTCGGCGCTCTATCTCCTGTCCGACATGGGCCGCGCGGTCACGGGCGAAGTACACCACGTCGATGGCGGTTACCACGTTGTTGGTATGAAAGCGGAGGATGCGCCGGATATATCCGTATCCTGA